Part of the Streptomyces sp. NBC_01460 genome, TGGGCCGCCTGCGACGTCGACCGGGACACGACCGGTGGGCTGAACCGCCCCGGCGAGGTCGTGCTGCACGTCCCCGGCGGCCACGCGCTCTCCCGTACCGGGCGGCGCGAGGCCGGCTGGTTGCGCTGCCGGGTCACCGAGCCGGAACAGGGCCGGCCCTTCTACACCACCTCGCCCACCATCCGCTCCGCCGAGGCGTTCAGCATCGGCGGCACCACCGGCGTCGTGCACGCGGAGACGGTGCGGGACGAAGCGCTGGGGGAGTCCACCGGACTGCCGGGACACCGGCTGCGGCTGGCCAACAGCCCCGTCGTCGGCGACGTGCAGCCGGTACTCCTGCAGGTCGCCGAGCGCGACGGCTGGGTCGACTGGGAGACCGTCGGCCACTTCGCCGCCTCGGGCCCGGCCGACCGGCACATCACCGTGGACGCGACCACCGGCGAGATCGCCTTCGGCCCGTCCGTCCGCGAACCGGACGGCACTCTGCGCCAGTACGGGGCCGTACCGCCCAAGGGCGCGCCCATCCGGGCCCGCCGCTACCGTACGGGCGGCGGAAAGGCCGGCAACGTCGCCAGGGGTGCCATCCAGGTGCTGCGCGACTCCGTCCCGTACGTCTCCGACGTCGTCAACCGGGAGGCCGCACGCGGTGGGGTCGACGGCGAGACCGTCGAGGAGGCCAAGCTCAGGGCGCCCATCGCGCTGAGTGCGCAGGACCGCGCCGTGACCCTGCGGGACTACGAGGAACTCGCGAGACGCGCCGCGCCCGAGACCGCGCGCATCACCTGCCTCGCGGCCGAGCCGGACGAGCACGGCGCGCACGCCGTACGGGTTCTGGTCGTCCCGCAGGCCGTGTCCGACCCGGGCGGACGGCTGCGCTTCGAGCAACTCGTCCCCGGTGACGCCCTGCTGGGGCGTATCACCCGGTACCTCGACGAGCGGCGGCTGATCGGCACCCGGCTGGCGGTCGGGCCGCCCTTCTACCAGGGTGTGACGGTCGTCGCGACGGTGCACGCCTTCCGTGGCACCGACACCGACCGGGTCAGGCGGCAGGCGCACGACGCCCTGTACCGCCATCTCGACCCGCTGACCGGGGGAGCCCATGGCACGGGCTGGCCCTTCGGCCGGCCGGTCCAGGCGGGCGAGGTGTTCGCGGTGCTGCAACGGGTGCCCGGTGTCGAGCTGGTGGACGAGGTGCTGCTGCACCCCGCCGACCCGCTCAGCGGGAAGCGCGGCGATCCCACGGAGCGGATCGATCTCGATCCCCCCGCGCTCGTCTTCTCGTTCGACCACCGCGTGCGGGTGATAGGGGACGCCTCGTGACCACGAGCGGGAGCACGCGCGGGTCCGTCGACGGACTCGCCTCGTCGGCTCCGCTGGGCGTGATGCTGCCGGCGGTGTTCGCCGACGACGACCTCGCCCAGCGGTTCGTCGCGGGCATCGACGAGGTCCTCGCGCCGCTCCACAACGTGCTCGACTGCCTGGACGCCTACTTCACGCCGTCGCTCGCGCCCGAGGACTTCACCCGCTGGCTCGGCAGCTGGGTGGGCGCGGAGACCGAAGGGCCGGACACGGCCGGACGCGCCGACGGGTCCATGGGCCGGGAGCCGGCGGAGGCGCCGCTCACCGCACCCGCCACCGGTCACCCGCAGGACACGGAGGCGACGGCCGCTCTGCGCGCCGCGGTGACCGCCGCCGTGCGGCTGCACCGCATCCGCGGCACCCGGCGCGGCCTCTCCGAGGCGGTACGGCTCGCCTTCGGCGTGGAGCCGGAGATCACCGAGAGCGGCGCGGCCGTCTGGGACGCCAGGCCCCTGGGCCCGGTCCCCGGCGAGAGCCGCCCGCATCTGCACGTCACCGTACGGCTGCCGGAGCCCGGCCCCGCCGCCGAACACCGGCTGGAGCGCCTCGTCGCGGCAGCTCGCCCCGCCCATATGCCTTACACGGTCCACGTGACCGCCGCCGAAAGGACTTCCGACAGGTGACCAGTCACCAGGCCTCCCCCTCCACACCGCCTTCTCCCGCGGTCACCGGCGACACGGGGAACGAGCCACCTCACTGTGCGGAGTGCGGCACGCGGCCGACTCCGGGGCAGTCCTTCTGCGACGACTGCGGCGCGGTACTGAGCTGGACCCCGGACACGGGGCAACGGGGTGCGGGCACCGCGGATCGGCCAGCCGGTGCGGACACTCCGGGCGTCTCGGGCCCGGACCCGTCGGCCGACGCAGGCAGCACGGACCCGGTGCGCGAACCCGCACGCGCCGATGCTCGGGCCGTGGCGCCCGAGGAGGACGACACCCTGCCCGCGATGCCGCCGGTCTCCGCCGCGACCCCGGAACCGGACCCGGACGCGAGTGCGCGAGCCAGGGCGCTGCTCGTACCGGTCGCCGACCGGCGCGCCGCCGCACCGGCACCGGGAGTGGCCCCGGTCCTCCCGGGTGTGCCCTCCGCTCCCCGCCCCCGGGTCCAGGCCCCCGGCGGCGAACCGGCCGACGACGTCGGCCCCCCGTGCCCCTGGTGCGAGGTCGGCAACCGCCCCGACCGGCACTTCTGCCGGCGCTGCGGCATGTCCCTCGCGAAGCGCCCCGGAGTCCCGGAGGCACGGCGCCCCTGGTGGCGCCGGATGCGGGACTTCGGTGACCGCCCGGCACCGTGGGCGGGCGACCGCCCGAGGCTGCGCCGGGGCATCGGCCGCATCGTCACCTGGGTCGCCTACGGTCTCGCGCTCGCGCTGGTGATCTACGCGGCGTTCCACGTGAGTACGGCGTGGAACGCGGGACGCGACCACTTCGCGAAGCGGGCCCAGATCAGTCCTGATGCCGCCGTGGCGTCCCGTTCCTTCGGCGGCCACCCGCCGAAGTCTCTCTTCGACAAGATCAACAACAGCTGGTGGGGTCCGGGGGTGTCGCAGGCCGCCGAGGGTGAGTGGGTCGAGGCGCGTTTCATGGAACCCACCCGTCTGCTGGACATCCTCATCACGTCCGGCATCTCCACCAAGCCGTCCGACCTCTCCGAGGCCGCGCTGCCGCACCGCATGGACGCGGTCATCACCACGGCGGACGGGAAGAAGACCACCCGCCACATCAAACTCGACCAGGTGAGCGGCCCCCAGCAGCGGAAGTTCCGGGCGCAGAACGTCGTCAGCGTACGGTTCGTCATCCGTTCGGCGTTCAACGTGGGCCCCGACAAGCAGGTCTCGATCGCCGAGATCGAGTTCTTCACCCGCGCCACGACCAGCGGCACGTAGGGCCCGGGCCCACCGCCGTTCCCGCACGGAACGCCTCCTCTGCCGGCCTCCTCGGAGCGTCGGCCGAGGAGGCGCTCGCGTTCAGCCGGAGGTGTACGTCCTCAGAGGATCAGGCCCTTGGCCCGCAGATACGGGACGGGGGAGATGTCGGACCCGAACCCGGGCCCCGTGCGGATCTCGACGTGCAGATGCGGGCCCGTGGCGTTGCCGGTCTCGCCGGACCAGCCGATGAGCGTGCCGCCCTGGACGCTCTGGCCCACGACGGCCTTCACCTCGGAGAGGTGGGCGTACTGGCTGTACGTACCGTCCTCGTGGCGGACGACGACCTGATTGCCGTAGTCGCCGCCGTCCCCGGCCGTGACGACCTCACCCGGGCCGATGGCCTTGACCTGCGTCCCGGTGGGGATCACGAAGTCGACGCCGGTGTGCAGGCCGGTGGACCAGGCGGAGCCCCGCTGGTGGTACGGGGTTCCGGCCGGTCCCTCGACGGGCAGGGTCCAGCCGCCGGACGCGTTGCCGCCGACGGGCACGACCATCTTCGGGTAGGACTTCATGACGGCCTTGACGTACTCGTACGTCTCCCCGTCCGCTCCACTCGCGCGCGGCACACCGCCGTACTCCCCGACCGTCTTCCAGCTCACGCGATAGGCGGCCAGGGCAAGTTCCAGGGGAGTGCCCCGGTAGCCGGGGTGTTTCTTCGCGGTCCGCAGGAGTCCGCACATCTTCCTGCCCTGGGCCGGTATGGCGTCCGCAGGGTCCAGGACGTCCCTGACGCCGTCGTTGTTGCCGTCGATCCCCGCGGCCACCCAGTCGGCGTCCGAGAACTGGGCGATACCCCTGGTGACGGGCCGTTCGGCCTGTGCCACGGCAGGCAGCTCCTCGCCCGAGGAGGTCTCCTCCGAGCCGGATCCGGTGGCCTGTTCCCCGCCGGGCAGGTCTGCTCCGCCCGGCTTCCCGTCCTCGGCCCGCTGCTCCTCGCTCCGCGGATCCGTCAAGGAGCCGTCGTCGTCCGCCGGCCCGTCGGCCGCGATCGACCTGGCCCTCGGGTTGAAGTTGCTCTCCCGCTTCAACTGCGCGGCCAGCACGGGCGCGGTGAGCAGCTTCTCGTCGCAGTCCGCCGCGGCGTCGCGCAGGAGCTTCGCGTACAGGACGGGAACCCCCACGTCGCCCGCCTTCAACTCGGTGCTCACCGGTGCCGGGACCCCTCCGCCGACTGCCTCGCTGTCGTCGAAGGACCCGAGCAGTACGGCTCCCAGACCGATCGACAACGGAGTCACCACGACCCCGACGATGACCGGCACCATCCAGCGAGCGATCCTCACAGACCCGACAACTCCCCTGATCGACCGTCGCGTTGAGGCTCACTATGCCATCCGTGCCGGAAGGGGTGCGGCCAGGTCGGCGGGACAGGACTTCGATCGGTCGGTACGGCACGAGGAAGAACACGAGGGCCGGCAGGGACGTGCCGTCGAAGACCACGCCGAGCGTCCTGAGCACCCAGGTCCGCCGACAGGGAGGACGGCCCTGACCCGTTCGACGTGCCGAGGACGCAGATGGATTCCGTCATCCGTACGGGGGCTCCGGCCCGGCCGGAGCCCCCGTCGGAGGTCAGCCGGTGGGGAAGGTGTCAGGAGTGCTGATCCGGCTCTTGAGCAGTGCTCCCGACTCGGTCAGTACGCCGCTGCTGCTGTAGTCGCTGCCGCCGCAGGTCCCGGGCTTGAACGCCGCACTGCTCTCGGGGGCGTCGGAGTAGGTCCAGTTCGCGTAGCTGATCTTCAGCTGGTCGAGCAGGTCCAGCCAGGCCGTGGTGCTCGCCCGGTCCATCGCTCCACCGCCGGTGGCGCTCACCGTGCCGAACTCGGTGACGAAGAGCGGCAGTCGTGACGCCGCTCGGCTCAGCGTGGAGCGGTAGGTGTCCTTGTGGCTCGCGGCGTAGAAGTGGAACGCGTACATGAGGTTGGTGGCGTTGACGGGATTGCTGACCACCTCGCTCTCGTCGGAGCCGTCGGAGACTCCCAGCGAGGACCAGCCGCGGGTTCCGACGATGACGACGGCGTCCGGATCGGCGGCCCGGATCACCGGGATGACCTGCTCGGCGTAACTCTTGATGGCCGACCAGCTCACGCCGTTGGGCTCATTGGCGATCTCGTAGATCACGTTCTTCTTGGCGGCGTTGCGGGCGGCGACGGACGCGAAGAACGTCTTCGCGCGGGCGAGGTTGTAGTTCGGGTCACCCGGCGTCAGCGTGTGGAAGTCGATCAGCGCGTACATGCCCCGCGCCTCGGCCATGTCGACGAGGCCGTTCACGCGGCTGGTGAAGCCGGCGGGGTCGGTCTCGTAGCCGTCCTCCTGCACGTACATGGCGGTGCGCAGCAGGTCGGACTTCCAGTCGTGCGCCAGTGCGTCCAGGGACGCGGCGTTGTAGCACTGGCTGAACCACTGGATGCCGTGCGTGCTCATGCCGCGCAGCTGGATGGCGCGGTTGTACTGGTTGCACAGGTTCACGCCGCATACGTGTAGTTGGCCGTTGACGTCCACGGGGGTGCCGTCGACCGGGACGGGCGGGGGCTCCTCTTCGAGGGAGCCCGTACAGGCGACGCCGTTGAGCGTGAACGCCGTCGGCTTCGGGTTGGCGCCCGTGAAGGTGCCCGTGAACCCCAGGTCGGCCGAGGCGTTGGTGGCCAGCGCGCGGTTCCAGTCGACGCCCGCGGCGGTGACCGCGGAGCCGGACTGCGACCAGGTGGCGTTCCAGCCCTGGGCGATCTTCTGTCCCCCGTCGGGCAGGGAGAACCCGAGAGTCCATCCGCTGAGGGGTGCGCCCAGGTTCGTGACCTTCACTCCGGCCTGGAAGCCGCCCGTCCACTGGCTGGTGACGGTGTAGTCGACCTTGCAGCCGGTGGCTGCCACCGCCTGGGGAGCCACTGCGGCCGTGAGGCCCAGGGCGGTCGCACAGGTCGCCACTAAGGCGAATAGGCGTTTCATAGCGTTCCTCCTCGTGGGGGTGAAGCGGAAACAGCGCCATGGGAGCGCTCCCAAAGCCCATCGGGCCGAGACCGTACACCGGTGCGTGGGGGTGCGTACAGAGATTCGACAGGCATGCGACGAAGGGTGGCCCGGCGAGCGGGCGAAGGATCCGGCCGGGCGGGCCGGGAGCGGGACCCTCAGGCGGACCGGCCGTCAGGGGAGCGCGGTGCCGTCGGGGCCTGTTCCGCGAGGTGGCTGTCCATGGTGGCGTTCAGGTCGGCCACGAACGCTTCGAACTGTTCCAGGAACCGCGGCGGATAGTGCGACATCGCGGTGTCGAGGCGGCGGGCGAGCGGGCCGAAGAACTCGTCCGCCCGTTCCTGGATGTGCCCCCCGCTGCGCAGCGTGACGACGCGCCGGTCGGAGTGCTCCCGGGCGCGCGTGATGTGCCCAGCCGCTTCGAGACGGTTCAGCAGTGCGGTCGTGGCGCCCGTGGACAGGGAGATCCGCTCGCTCAGCCGTGCCGGTGACAGGGGGGTGCCGCGCTCCTCGGCGGCGGCGATCTCCAGGACCGCGATCGCGTCGGTGGAGTGCAGTCCCAGCCAGGTGGCGAAGCGTCGGCTGAGCTCGGCGTAGTGGCCGCCGTAGATCCTCAACGATTCCATCAGCCGCTCACGCTGCTCCGCGACACCCTCGCGCACGGCGTCGTCCATGCCGACCTCCCTCTTTCTCCCCTGCTGTGAGGCCCACCCGGCCGCCTCGCTTTGACAACCTACCTACTCCAATCTACCTTCACCATGGAATTACTTCACCATGGAGGTATCTGACGTGCGTGACCCCTCGCCCCAGCCTGACGAGACGACCGCGCCCTACCGGTGGCGCTGGCTGATCCTGGCGGTGATGATCGTCGCCGAGATCATGGATCTCCTGGACGCCTCGATCGTCAACGTCGCGGGGCCGGACCTGGAGAGATCCCTCGGTGCCGGTCCCGTCGGCCTGCAATGGGTGATCGGCGGCTACGCCCTCACCCTGGGTGCCGGGCTCGTGCTCGGCGGGCGGCTCGGTGACCGCTACGGCCGGCGCCGGATGTTCCTGATCGGTCTGGCGGCCTTCACCGCGAGCTCGCTGCTGTGCGCGATCGCGCCGAACATCGAGTCGCTGATCGCCTTCCGCCTGCTGCAGGGCACCGCCGGAGCGATGCTGCTGCCCCAGGGTCTGGGCCTGCTGCGGGAGAACTTCTCAGGCCCTGAACTCACCAAGGTCTTCGCGATCTTCGGACCCGTCCTCGGCCTGGGCGGCATCATCGGCCCGGTCCTGGGCGGCTTCCTCATCGAGGGTGACTTCTTCGGTCTGGGCTGGCGGTCGGTGTTCCTGATCAACCTGCCCATCGGCATCGCCGCACTGATCGTCGCCGCGAAGTTCGTGCCGAAGAAGGCGGGCGACCGCACGGTACGGGTCGACATGACCGGCGCCGCCCTGGTCGTGGCGGCCTGCGCCCTGCTGGTGCTGCCGCTCAACCAGGGGCAGGAGGAGGGCTGGCCGCTGTGGACGTGGCTGTGCATGGCCGCCTCGGTGATCGGGTTCGGCCTCTTCGCCCTCCAGCAGCGCCGTACGGCCGCCGCGGGCCGCGAGCCGCTGGTGACCCCGGGCCTGCTGCGCAAGCCGGCCTTCACCGTCGGCCTCGGCGGCATCGCCCTGTTCTTCGGCGGACTGATCGGCACCCAGCTCGTACTGACCCTGTTCCTCCAGATCGGTCAGCACTTCACCGCCGGTGACGCGGGGCTCGGCAACCTGCCCCTCGCGGTGGGAACCGCGATCGGCGGCGCGGTCAGCGGCGCGTTCCTGGCCGACAGGATCGGCCGCAAGGTGCTGCAGATCGGACCGCTCGTCCAGCTGGCCGGCGCAGCCGTGCTGTGGTTCGAGCTCGACGGCCTCGATGCCGCCTCGTTCTCGATCTGGGACATCGCTCCCGGCGTCGCGGTGGCGGGCATCGGCGCCGGCATGGTGATCGCCGCCCTGTTCAGCTTCATCCTGGCCGCGGTCGACGACGACGAGATCGGATCCGCCTCCGGCGTCCTGTCGGCGGTCCAGGCGATCGGCGGCTCCGTCGGCGTCGCGATCTTCGGCTCGGTGTTCTTCGCCCGGGCCGAGACCGGTGACTTCACCGGCGGCTTCCACCGCGCGCTGATCGTCCAGGCATGTCTGCTGGTGGTCTTCCTCGCGATCACCTTCCTGCTGCCCAGGAAGGGCCGCCCCGAGGACGAGCAGCACGGCATCACCCCCGAGTCGGCGGCCGACGGCTCCGGTGCCGAGCAGCGCCTCACGGTGTGAGACCGGTATCCGCGCCCATGCCCGGACCCTCGGCCCAGGGCTGTCCGCCGACGGCGCGGGGCGCCCCGTCAGGCCCCCTGCGGCAGATCTGCACACCGTGCGCGCAGGTGGCGCGCCGCCGGAGACCGTCCCGCGTGGCCGGACCCGGTGCGGCGCGTCCACGGCCGGGAATGTCTCTTTCGGGGCGGCTTAAGGAAGTGGTCGCCGGGCCGTCCGTCGGTCAGCGAAGTGAAGAAGCTGTACCGGTCCGAAGGGTGATGTGAGCGCACCGTCCTTTCGTCGCGGAAAAGCCCTACGAGGGGCTCCCGGGCGGGTGGCCTCTCCCCGAGCTCACGTGCTTACATCCTCCACATCGCGGAAGCCGCACAGGAATGTGCCGCATCCCTCGGGCCCCACATCGAGGCGCCGGCAACCGCGAAAGCGGCAAGGGCCTTCTTTCCTGACGGTGCGGGTCCCTGCCATTCTCGGATTTAACGCGAAGGGAATTCACATCATGAGCTCCGCCCCCCAGGTGCAGACCCAGGAAATCTCCGACGCCGACCTGGACAACGTGTCCGGTGGCCTCGGCGGTGCGGTTTCTCTCGACGCGCCGGTCATCGGCGGCATCGCGGGTGGCGTCAGCGCCGACCTGACGGGCGTCGCGCCGCTCGCGGGCGGCATCGCGGGCGCCGTCGGCGCCAACGTGCTGGGCGTCGCCGGGATCGGCTCCGCCACCACGCTCTCGGCCTGATCCGACAGCTAGCCCGTATGCCCCGATGCCGACCCAGGCCGCGGGGCATACGTGTCGTGGGGCACCATGATCGGGCACATGGCGGACCCTGAAACACGGACCAGAGGGCTTTGAACGTGAAGGACTCAGGTACCGCTCGTCGACCTCACGGTCCGGGCAACCGGTGGGAGCTCGTCTGGAGCCACCGGGACGAACTGCTGGAGATGGCGCGCAGCCGCTCGGCGAGCGCCGAAGAGGCCGAGGACGCCGTCCAGGAAGCGATGATCCGCGCGGTGGAGGACCCCGACGTCCAGTACGGCCGGGTCCGCTCGTGGCTCAGGCTCGCGACCGTACGCGCGTGCGCCGACCGGCGTCGCCAGGTCGTCCGGGACTCGGAGTTGAGCGAGAGCCTCTCCGCCGCCCCCGCCGACCCGTGCCCGGTCGAAGAGGCGGCATGTGACCGGGCGGAGGCCAGGTGGCTGGCCGCCCGCAGCGCGGAGTTGCTGCCCGCACGCCAGGCGGAGGCGCTGCGGCTGCAGTCCCAGGACCTCGACGTCGGCCAGGTGGCCCGGACCATGGGCCTGAGTTACCGGGCCACCGAGTCACTGCTCGCCCGGGCCAGGCGCTCGCTGCGCAACGCCCTGGCCGGAGGCCTCACCCTCGCCATGACCGTGTGGCTGTCCGTGCGGAGATTCCCGCGTACGGGGGTCACCCAGCAGTCGGTGGCGGCATCGGCGGCGGTGACGGTCGCCGTGGTGGGGCTGACCTTGCCCGCCGATCCCCCCGTCCGACCGGAGAGCCGGCCTCCGGCGGACAGTTCCGCCCCGCGGGCCGTGGAGGCTCCCGTTCCCCGCGTGACTCCGGGACGTTCTCCCACACCCTCCGCCTCCCCGGACTCCACCGACCGGAAGATCCGGGACCATGCGCGGCCGACGCCGAGGAAGCCGCCGAGAACGCGCGAGCCGTCGAATGCGACAGTCGTGGAGATAGAGATCGGATTCGGCGAGCGCGCCACCGTACTGCGACCGGTGGCCATATCGGCGTCGATTCCGGACCTGCCGGTGGACGTGCCCGACATCGATGACCCTGAAGCGCCGCCGGCACCGGTCGATATCTCCACGGAAAGGCCCACCGTGCTACCGGATCTGGATCGGACCGGCCGGCAGGGAGTGCTTTCCCGCTGAGCCCTTTCCATGGCGATCGTTCCGGCCTGGCACCTGTGTGATCCGGGGGAGACCGGCCGTCAGAGGGCGGCGCGGACGAACGCGGCCCACGC contains:
- a CDS encoding putative baseplate assembly protein; amino-acid sequence: MALPSPNLDDRRFQQFVDDAKRYIQQRAPEWTDHNVSDPGVTLVETVAHMADQIVYRLNRVPEKNHLAFLDLIGITLFPPSAARADVTFWLSAPQQQPVVLATGTEVATVRTQTEDAVVFATERELTVIPCELSYVVVQRAGQEAVDRTSDLAESKDVHCFAESPGPGDRMLFGLSAAVPECVVVLELDSQVDGVGVDPRQPPLAWEAWTADGWAACDVDRDTTGGLNRPGEVVLHVPGGHALSRTGRREAGWLRCRVTEPEQGRPFYTTSPTIRSAEAFSIGGTTGVVHAETVRDEALGESTGLPGHRLRLANSPVVGDVQPVLLQVAERDGWVDWETVGHFAASGPADRHITVDATTGEIAFGPSVREPDGTLRQYGAVPPKGAPIRARRYRTGGGKAGNVARGAIQVLRDSVPYVSDVVNREAARGGVDGETVEEAKLRAPIALSAQDRAVTLRDYEELARRAAPETARITCLAAEPDEHGAHAVRVLVVPQAVSDPGGRLRFEQLVPGDALLGRITRYLDERRLIGTRLAVGPPFYQGVTVVATVHAFRGTDTDRVRRQAHDALYRHLDPLTGGAHGTGWPFGRPVQAGEVFAVLQRVPGVELVDEVLLHPADPLSGKRGDPTERIDLDPPALVFSFDHRVRVIGDAS
- a CDS encoding phage tail protein, with product MLPAVFADDDLAQRFVAGIDEVLAPLHNVLDCLDAYFTPSLAPEDFTRWLGSWVGAETEGPDTAGRADGSMGREPAEAPLTAPATGHPQDTEATAALRAAVTAAVRLHRIRGTRRGLSEAVRLAFGVEPEITESGAAVWDARPLGPVPGESRPHLHVTVRLPEPGPAAEHRLERLVAAARPAHMPYTVHVTAAERTSDR
- a CDS encoding NADase-type glycan-binding domain-containing protein, with product MAPEEDDTLPAMPPVSAATPEPDPDASARARALLVPVADRRAAAPAPGVAPVLPGVPSAPRPRVQAPGGEPADDVGPPCPWCEVGNRPDRHFCRRCGMSLAKRPGVPEARRPWWRRMRDFGDRPAPWAGDRPRLRRGIGRIVTWVAYGLALALVIYAAFHVSTAWNAGRDHFAKRAQISPDAAVASRSFGGHPPKSLFDKINNSWWGPGVSQAAEGEWVEARFMEPTRLLDILITSGISTKPSDLSEAALPHRMDAVITTADGKKTTRHIKLDQVSGPQQRKFRAQNVVSVRFVIRSAFNVGPDKQVSIAEIEFFTRATTSGT
- a CDS encoding M23 family metallopeptidase translates to MVPVIVGVVVTPLSIGLGAVLLGSFDDSEAVGGGVPAPVSTELKAGDVGVPVLYAKLLRDAAADCDEKLLTAPVLAAQLKRESNFNPRARSIAADGPADDDGSLTDPRSEEQRAEDGKPGGADLPGGEQATGSGSEETSSGEELPAVAQAERPVTRGIAQFSDADWVAAGIDGNNDGVRDVLDPADAIPAQGRKMCGLLRTAKKHPGYRGTPLELALAAYRVSWKTVGEYGGVPRASGADGETYEYVKAVMKSYPKMVVPVGGNASGGWTLPVEGPAGTPYHQRGSAWSTGLHTGVDFVIPTGTQVKAIGPGEVVTAGDGGDYGNQVVVRHEDGTYSQYAHLSEVKAVVGQSVQGGTLIGWSGETGNATGPHLHVEIRTGPGFGSDISPVPYLRAKGLIL
- a CDS encoding cellulase family glycosylhydrolase — protein: MKRLFALVATCATALGLTAAVAPQAVAATGCKVDYTVTSQWTGGFQAGVKVTNLGAPLSGWTLGFSLPDGGQKIAQGWNATWSQSGSAVTAAGVDWNRALATNASADLGFTGTFTGANPKPTAFTLNGVACTGSLEEEPPPVPVDGTPVDVNGQLHVCGVNLCNQYNRAIQLRGMSTHGIQWFSQCYNAASLDALAHDWKSDLLRTAMYVQEDGYETDPAGFTSRVNGLVDMAEARGMYALIDFHTLTPGDPNYNLARAKTFFASVAARNAAKKNVIYEIANEPNGVSWSAIKSYAEQVIPVIRAADPDAVVIVGTRGWSSLGVSDGSDESEVVSNPVNATNLMYAFHFYAASHKDTYRSTLSRAASRLPLFVTEFGTVSATGGGAMDRASTTAWLDLLDQLKISYANWTYSDAPESSAAFKPGTCGGSDYSSSGVLTESGALLKSRISTPDTFPTG
- a CDS encoding MarR family winged helix-turn-helix transcriptional regulator, whose protein sequence is MDDAVREGVAEQRERLMESLRIYGGHYAELSRRFATWLGLHSTDAIAVLEIAAAEERGTPLSPARLSERISLSTGATTALLNRLEAAGHITRAREHSDRRVVTLRSGGHIQERADEFFGPLARRLDTAMSHYPPRFLEQFEAFVADLNATMDSHLAEQAPTAPRSPDGRSA
- a CDS encoding MFS transporter encodes the protein MEVSDVRDPSPQPDETTAPYRWRWLILAVMIVAEIMDLLDASIVNVAGPDLERSLGAGPVGLQWVIGGYALTLGAGLVLGGRLGDRYGRRRMFLIGLAAFTASSLLCAIAPNIESLIAFRLLQGTAGAMLLPQGLGLLRENFSGPELTKVFAIFGPVLGLGGIIGPVLGGFLIEGDFFGLGWRSVFLINLPIGIAALIVAAKFVPKKAGDRTVRVDMTGAALVVAACALLVLPLNQGQEEGWPLWTWLCMAASVIGFGLFALQQRRTAAAGREPLVTPGLLRKPAFTVGLGGIALFFGGLIGTQLVLTLFLQIGQHFTAGDAGLGNLPLAVGTAIGGAVSGAFLADRIGRKVLQIGPLVQLAGAAVLWFELDGLDAASFSIWDIAPGVAVAGIGAGMVIAALFSFILAAVDDDEIGSASGVLSAVQAIGGSVGVAIFGSVFFARAETGDFTGGFHRALIVQACLLVVFLAITFLLPRKGRPEDEQHGITPESAADGSGAEQRLTV
- a CDS encoding RNA polymerase sigma factor translates to MKDSGTARRPHGPGNRWELVWSHRDELLEMARSRSASAEEAEDAVQEAMIRAVEDPDVQYGRVRSWLRLATVRACADRRRQVVRDSELSESLSAAPADPCPVEEAACDRAEARWLAARSAELLPARQAEALRLQSQDLDVGQVARTMGLSYRATESLLARARRSLRNALAGGLTLAMTVWLSVRRFPRTGVTQQSVAASAAVTVAVVGLTLPADPPVRPESRPPADSSAPRAVEAPVPRVTPGRSPTPSASPDSTDRKIRDHARPTPRKPPRTREPSNATVVEIEIGFGERATVLRPVAISASIPDLPVDVPDIDDPEAPPAPVDISTERPTVLPDLDRTGRQGVLSR